In the Peromyscus maniculatus bairdii isolate BWxNUB_F1_BW_parent chromosome 20, HU_Pman_BW_mat_3.1, whole genome shotgun sequence genome, one interval contains:
- the LOC102918995 gene encoding keratin, type II cytoskeletal 78, protein MSLSPCRAQRGFSARSACSAFSGARGRAGFSSRSLSSSRRWRGSSCERAWGAGGRQGVRFGQGSGGPGLSQCPPGGIQAVTVDQSLLTPLKIEVDPQFQVVKTQETREIRTLNNQFASFIDKVRFLEQQNKVLETKWALLQQLQGSHSPQGLECMFEACLARLRRQLEELERERGALDSELKTYQDQEDEYKSKYDQEAHKHASVQNDFAVLKKDVDEVFQSKMDLEGRLESLREYVCFLTRLYEEELGQLQTQADDMSVVLSMDNNRCLDFSDIIAEVRARYEEITQTSKAEAEAVFQTKYQELQASAQLQGDNMKEARVQISQLRQAIQRLQSQIASLRTQNGSLQSAIADAEQHGEMALKDAQAKLDELEDALRAAKQDMAQMLREYQELLGTKLSLDVEIATYRRLLESEECRMSKENISQVTISTAEGSVVVPGGVGGGQVVIPGRTGGGQMVVPGRICGGQVVMPGRICGGQMVIPGRVDGGQVVMPGRICGGQMVVPGRICGGQVVVPGRVDGGQVVRPGRVDGGQVVVPGRIDGGQVVVPGRVDGGQVVVPGRVDGGQVVVPGRVDGGQVVVPGRVDGGQVVVPGRVDGGQVVVPGRVDGGQVVVPGRVDGGQVVVPGRVDGGQVVIPGRVDGGQMVVPGRVDGGQMVVPGRVDGGQMVIPGRVDGGQVVMPEGDCRGQMVIPGRVDGGQVVMPEGDCRGQMVIPGRVDGGQMVMPGGDCRGQMVMPGGDCRGQMVMPGGDCRGQMVMPGGDCRGQMVMPGGDCRGQMVMPGGDCRGQMVMPGGDCRGQMVMPGVGDGQVGTCGLRGWKGGFGSGGCSSIVTGGFDIPQGSGCSPSMGSCSVSGSGFSSGSGSCCRTILKQTVESSRKTSVIY, encoded by the exons atgTCTCTCTCCCCATGCCGGGCCCAGAGGGGCTTCAGTGCTCGCTCAGCATGCTCTGCCTTTTCAGGGGCTCGAGGCAGAGCTGGCTTCAGCAGCAGGAGCCTTAGCTCCtccaggagatggagaggaagctcTTGCGAGAGGgcctggggggcagggggcaggcaaGGGGTCCGGTTTGGGCAGGGGAGTGGAGGGCCTGGTCTTTCCCAGTGCCCTCCAGGGGGCATCCAAGCGGTGACTGTGGACCAGAGCCTGCTGACCCCACTGAAGATCGAGGTTGACCCCCAGTTCCAGGTGGTGAAGACGCAGGAGACTCGAGAGATCAGAACCCTCAACAACCAGTTTGCCTCCTTCATTGACAAG GTACGCTTCCTGGAGCAGCAGAATAAGGTCTTGGAGACCAAGTGGGCCCTGCTCCAGCAGCTGCAGGGGAGTCACAGCCCTCAGGGCCTGGAGTGCATGTTCGAAGCCTGCCTGGCCCGGCTCAGGCggcagctggaggagctggagagggagCGAGGGGCTCTGGACTCCGAGCTGAAGACCTATCAGGATCAGGAGGATGAGTACAAGTCCAA GTATGACCAGGAAGCTCACAAGCACGCCTCAGTGCAGAATGACTTTGCCGTCCTTAAGAAG GATGTGGATGAGGTTTTCCAGAGCAAGATGGATTTGGAAGGCAGGCTGGAGTCTCTGAGAGAATACGTCTGCTTCTTGACACGTCTGTATGAAGAA GAACTGGGACAGCTGCAGACTCAGGCTGATGACATGTCGGTGGTGCTGTCCATGGATAACAACCGTTGCTTGGACTTCAGTGACATCATCGCTGAGGTCCGCGCCCGGTATGAGGAGATCACTCAGACCAGCAAGGCCGAGGCAGAGGCTGTGTTCCAGACCAAG TACCAGGAACTTCAGGCATCAGCCCAGCTTCAAGGGGACAACATGAAGGAGGCCCGGGTGCAGATTTCCCAGCTTCGGCAGGCCATTCAGAGGCTGCAGAGTCAGATTGCGAGCCTCAGGACTCAG AACGGCAGTCTGCAATCGGCCATTGCTGATGCCGAACAgcatggggagatggctctgaagGATGCCCAGGCCAAGCTGGATGAGCTGGAGGATGCTCTGAGAGCAGCCAAGCAGGACATGGCCCAAATGTTGCGCGAGTACCAGGAACTGCTGGGCACAAAGCTGTCCCTGGATGTGGAGATTGCCACATATCGAAGGCTGCTGGAGAGCGAGGAGTGTAG GATGTCGAAGGAGAACATCAGCCAGGTCACTATCT CCACAGCAGAAGGCAGTGTTGTTGTGCCTGGAGGAGTTGGTGGAGGCCAAGTGGTCATACCTGGAAGAACTGGAGGAGGCCAAATGGTTGTGCCTGGAAGAATTTGTGGAGGCCAAGTAGTAATGCCTGGAAGAATTTGTGGAGGCCAAATGGTCATACCTGGAAGAGTTGATGGAGGCCAAGTAGTAATGCCTGGAAGAATTTGTGGAGGCCAAATGGTCGTACCTGGAAGAATTTGTGGAGGCCAAGTGGTCGTACCTGGAAGAGTTGATGGAGGTCAAGTGGTCAGACCTGGAAGAGTTGATGGAGGCCAAGTGGTCGTACCTGGAAGAATTGATGGAGGTCAAGTGGTCGTACCTGGAAGAGTTGATGGAGGCCAAGTGGTCGTACCTGGAAGAGTTGATGGAGGCCAAGTGGTCGTACCTGGAAGAGTTGATGGAGGCCAAGTGGTTGTACCTGGAAGAGTTGATGGAGGCCAAGTGGTCGTACCTGGAAGAGTTGATGGAGGCCAAGTGGTCGTACCTGGAAGAGTTGATGGAGGCCAAGTGGTCGTACCTGGAAGAGTTGATGGAGGCCAAGTGGTCGTACCTGGAAGAGTTGATGGAGGCCAAGTGGTCATACCTGGAAGAGTTGATGGAGGCCAAATGGTTGTGCCTGGAAGAGTTGATGGAGGCCAAATGGTTGTGCCTGGAAGAGTTGATGGAGGCCAAATGGTCATACCTGGAAGAGTTGATGGAGGCCAAGTGGTCATGCCTGAAGGAGATTGTAGAGGCCAAATGGTCATACCTGGAAGAGTTGATGGAGGCCAAGTGGTCATGCCTGAAGGAGATTGTAGAGGCCAAATGGTCATACCTGGAAGAGTTGATGGAGGCCAAATGGTCATGCCTGGAGGAGATTGCAGAGGCCAAATGGTCATGCCTGGAGGAGATTGTAGAGGCCAAATGGTCATGCCTGGAGGAGATTGCAGAGGCCAAATGGTCATGCCTGGAGGAGATTGTAGAGGCCAAATGGTCATGCCTGGAGGAGATTGCAGAGGCCAAATGGTCATGCCTGGAGGAGATTGTAGAGGCCAAATGGTCATGCCTGGAGGAGATTGTAGAGGCCAAATGGTCATGCCCGGAGTTGGTGATGGTCAAGTGGGCACTTGTGGACTCAGAGGCTGGAAAGGCGGCTTTGGGTCTGGAGGCTGCTCTAGCATCGTAACTGGTGGCTTTGATATCCCCCAGGGATCTGGGTGTAGTCCCAGCATGGGTTCttgctctgtgtctggctctgGCTTCAGTTCTGGTTCTGGCTCCTGCTGCCGCACCATCCTGAAGCAGACAGTGGAATCAAGTCGGAAGACATCTGTCATTTACTGA